The following are encoded together in the Iodobacter fluviatilis genome:
- a CDS encoding ParA family protein produces the protein MTVIVVFNQKGGVGKTTVTANLAAAIAKNGVEPLVIDLDPQAHLTSLYGIKPKSSQSIYRFFQGASTLSDLIISRDDGINFVPSHLELGKVDAQLTRHKDHVWRLKLALTAEMLSGFGLPIIIDCTPTLGVLSFSAIFAADIILAPVAAEYLALNGAMQLAQTLKGLEKFQARKPRRYLINRYTPGQITAETVSGQLTKHFPGEVLKTRIREQEALSAAVGSGSNIFDFAPSSGAAADFTFLLDELIESNLISLSLDLPFE, from the coding sequence ATGACAGTTATTGTCGTTTTCAATCAAAAAGGTGGCGTAGGTAAAACCACGGTGACGGCCAATTTAGCGGCAGCTATCGCCAAAAATGGTGTAGAACCCCTTGTTATTGATCTAGACCCGCAAGCTCACCTCACCTCACTTTATGGCATCAAGCCTAAAAGTAGTCAGAGCATTTACCGCTTTTTTCAGGGCGCGAGTACCCTTTCAGATTTAATTATTTCCAGAGACGACGGCATCAACTTTGTGCCTTCGCATTTAGAACTTGGCAAGGTGGATGCGCAGCTTACACGGCACAAAGATCACGTTTGGCGGCTCAAGCTCGCGCTGACCGCTGAGATGCTTTCAGGCTTTGGCCTGCCGATTATTATTGATTGCACCCCTACCCTTGGTGTGTTGTCGTTTTCAGCGATATTTGCTGCAGATATTATTCTGGCTCCCGTAGCCGCTGAATACCTAGCCCTTAATGGTGCAATGCAACTTGCGCAAACTTTAAAAGGATTAGAAAAATTCCAAGCCCGTAAACCACGCCGGTATTTAATTAACCGCTACACCCCAGGCCAAATTACCGCCGAAACCGTATCGGGTCAGCTCACTAAGCATTTTCCTGGCGAAGTACTTAAAACGCGGATTCGGGAGCAAGAAGCGCTCTCAGCAGCGGTGGGTAGCGGATCAAACATCTTTGATTTTGCCCCCAGCTCTGGTGCTGCGGCTGACTTTACTTTTTTACTTGATGAGCTAATCGAAAGTAACTTAATTTCGCTTTCATTAGATCTTCCATTCGAGTAA
- a CDS encoding RecQ family ATP-dependent DNA helicase: protein MFNAVPLSEQLQQYFGFSQFRDGQREVVEALVNGHSAMAIFPTGSGKSLCYQLAALQMPHLTLVISPLLALMRDQLAFLHSKGIRAAAIDSSQSREETQQVMQDIQQGELKILMVSVERLKNERFRRFIGQVSVSLLVIDEAHCISEWGHNFRPDYLKLPDYKKELNIPQALLLTATATPAVIQDMASKFAIRDEHVTVTGFYRSNLHLHIRPVDSTQKDATLIHLLEKTPNAPCVVYVTQQQTAETVADKLQAAGIHATAYHAGLDNLLRQQIQDDFMQGKSQVIVATIAFGMGIDKSDIRQVIHYDLPKSVENYSQEIGRAGRDGKKSLCTLLGSQDGLNLLKNFVYGDTPEQASIAKVLKNIVDEAGMANGR, encoded by the coding sequence ATGTTTAACGCCGTACCGCTTTCTGAACAACTGCAGCAATACTTCGGTTTTAGCCAATTTCGTGATGGGCAGCGTGAAGTTGTTGAAGCATTAGTTAATGGGCATTCGGCAATGGCGATTTTTCCAACAGGATCAGGAAAATCGCTGTGTTATCAGCTAGCCGCTTTGCAAATGCCACACCTTACTTTGGTGATATCTCCGCTATTAGCCTTAATGCGCGATCAACTGGCGTTTTTGCATAGCAAGGGCATTCGTGCAGCCGCCATTGACTCCAGCCAAAGCCGCGAAGAAACCCAGCAAGTGATGCAAGATATACAGCAGGGTGAGCTAAAGATTTTAATGGTTTCAGTAGAGCGTTTAAAAAACGAGCGTTTTCGCCGTTTTATAGGCCAAGTATCAGTTTCATTACTGGTTATTGACGAAGCCCACTGCATTTCGGAATGGGGGCATAATTTCCGTCCTGATTACCTAAAGCTGCCCGATTACAAAAAAGAACTCAATATCCCGCAAGCCCTACTCCTTACAGCGACAGCCACGCCAGCCGTTATCCAAGATATGGCGAGCAAATTTGCCATTCGCGATGAGCACGTTACAGTAACGGGCTTTTACCGCAGCAATTTACATTTGCATATTCGCCCCGTAGACAGCACTCAAAAAGACGCAACCCTCATTCATCTGCTCGAAAAAACGCCGAATGCCCCCTGTGTGGTGTATGTAACGCAGCAGCAAACCGCCGAAACAGTAGCTGATAAATTACAGGCAGCAGGAATCCACGCCACGGCTTATCACGCGGGCTTAGATAATCTGCTACGCCAGCAGATTCAAGATGATTTTATGCAAGGCAAATCGCAAGTGATTGTGGCAACAATTGCCTTTGGCATGGGTATTGATAAAAGCGATATTCGCCAAGTGATTCATTACGATTTACCCAAATCGGTAGAAAACTATAGCCAAGAAATTGGTCGCGCTGGGCGGGATGGCAAAAAATCGCTCTGTACTTTATTAGGCAGCCAAGATGGGCTAAATCTGCTAAAAAACTTTGTTTATGGCGATACGCCAGAGCAAGCATCCATTGCCAAAGTATTAAAAAATATTGTAGATGAAGCGGGAATGGCCAATGGGAGATGA
- a CDS encoding GNAT family N-acetyltransferase codes for MYLVSEFLERLNPRIVECKAQLVAYADLQQTDLMSHFFVHDDWQGNGLGKALLRHVEDLKPCLVDKTAPFPAQF; via the coding sequence ATGTATTTGGTTAGCGAATTCCTTGAGCGATTAAATCCTCGTATTGTGGAGTGCAAAGCTCAGTTGGTGGCGTATGCAGATTTACAACAAACAGACTTAATGAGCCACTTTTTTGTGCATGACGATTGGCAGGGCAATGGCTTGGGTAAAGCCCTACTAAGGCATGTGGAAGATCTCAAGCCATGTCTAGTCGATAAAACAGCCCCATTTCCTGCACAATTTTGA
- a CDS encoding NAD(P)H-dependent flavin oxidoreductase, producing the protein MSFNSLKLAGRELLPIVQGGMGVGISAHKLAGAVAKENAVGTIASVDLRQHHPDLMAQTHRCLDANLIDKANLTALDREICAAKEIANGCGMIAVNVMKAVRDHVALVKQACESGANAIVMGAGLPIDLPEMTADYPKVALIPILSDARGVAIILKKWLKKGRRADAIVIEHPGHAGGHLGAARISDIHDARFDFAKVLADCHALFAELGLGRDAPKLIVAGGIDSHEKVSRWLSNGADAVQLGTAFAVCEEGDAHINFKQTLINAKASDLAEFVSVAGLPARAVATPWLKQYLRRESHLQALAKADPRRCTQRMDCLSHCGLRDGLNKVGQFCIDLKLASAMHGEVDKGLFFRGNGSLPFGEAIRPVRELIDYLMNGRMEAV; encoded by the coding sequence ATGAGCTTCAACTCACTAAAGCTTGCTGGGCGAGAATTACTCCCCATCGTGCAGGGCGGCATGGGTGTCGGCATTTCGGCACATAAATTAGCGGGTGCAGTGGCAAAAGAAAATGCCGTGGGCACCATTGCCAGCGTGGATTTACGCCAGCATCACCCCGATTTAATGGCCCAAACGCACCGCTGCCTAGATGCAAATTTAATCGACAAAGCAAACCTAACGGCACTAGACCGCGAGATTTGCGCTGCAAAAGAGATCGCCAATGGCTGCGGTATGATTGCTGTCAATGTAATGAAAGCGGTGCGAGATCATGTGGCTCTGGTAAAGCAAGCCTGCGAAAGCGGCGCAAACGCCATTGTCATGGGCGCTGGCTTGCCAATTGATCTCCCAGAAATGACTGCCGATTACCCTAAAGTGGCACTCATCCCGATTTTGTCTGATGCACGCGGTGTGGCGATTATTTTAAAAAAATGGCTAAAAAAAGGCCGCCGAGCTGACGCGATTGTAATCGAGCACCCCGGCCACGCCGGCGGCCACTTGGGCGCGGCGCGCATCAGCGATATACACGATGCACGTTTCGATTTTGCTAAAGTGCTGGCCGATTGCCACGCCCTATTTGCCGAACTGGGCTTAGGCCGCGACGCGCCTAAATTGATCGTGGCGGGAGGCATAGATAGCCATGAAAAAGTCAGTCGCTGGCTTAGCAACGGGGCCGATGCAGTGCAACTCGGCACTGCCTTTGCCGTCTGCGAAGAAGGCGATGCGCATATTAACTTCAAACAAACCTTAATCAACGCCAAAGCCAGCGATCTGGCCGAGTTTGTTAGCGTAGCCGGCCTACCCGCCCGCGCCGTTGCCACACCTTGGCTGAAGCAATACTTACGCCGCGAAAGTCATTTGCAAGCGCTCGCCAAGGCCGATCCACGCCGCTGCACCCAGCGCATGGATTGCCTTAGCCACTGCGGCCTGCGTGATGGCCTGAATAAAGTCGGCCAATTTTGCATCGATCTCAAACTGGCCTCCGCCATGCACGGCGAAGTCGATAAAGGCTTGTTTTTCAGAGGTAATGGCTCTCTCCCATTTGGAGAAGCCATTCGCCCTGTGCGTGAGCTGATTGATTATTTAATGAATGGCAGAATGGAGGCGGTGTAA
- a CDS encoding metal ABC transporter solute-binding protein, Zn/Mn family: protein MRKHLLALLLAVSSVAQAAPLKVAASFSVLANLVQEIGGSRVEVSSLVGMDEDAHIWQAKPADLKKLSATSIFFVNGLGFEGWLKRVEQASAYKGHVVTVSKNIKPRQMAEAGHEGHNHGHTDPHAWHDPQAVLLMVEEIKLALTKADPAGANQYAQNASRFKGQIAELDQKTSTAFAAIPAANRKLVTSHDALGYLGARYQLQLLPLQSISTEAEPSARQMAALIREIRKNNIRAVFAENISNPKLIAQIASETQAKVGPPLYTDALSKKAPSWLAMFSHNTQAILDALK from the coding sequence ATGCGTAAACATTTACTCGCCCTGCTACTGGCCGTTAGCAGCGTCGCCCAAGCAGCACCACTTAAAGTAGCGGCTAGCTTTAGCGTACTGGCTAATTTAGTACAGGAAATCGGCGGCAGCCGAGTGGAAGTCAGCAGCTTAGTGGGCATGGATGAAGACGCACACATCTGGCAAGCCAAACCCGCAGACCTTAAAAAACTCTCGGCTACCTCTATATTTTTTGTCAACGGGCTGGGTTTCGAAGGCTGGTTAAAGCGCGTGGAGCAAGCCTCTGCCTATAAAGGCCACGTGGTTACCGTTAGCAAAAACATCAAGCCAAGACAGATGGCAGAAGCGGGCCATGAAGGCCATAACCACGGCCACACCGATCCACACGCTTGGCATGACCCACAGGCCGTGCTGCTGATGGTAGAAGAAATCAAGCTCGCACTAACAAAAGCCGACCCCGCCGGTGCAAACCAGTACGCACAAAACGCTAGTCGCTTTAAAGGCCAGATTGCAGAGCTGGATCAAAAAACCAGCACCGCTTTTGCTGCGATTCCAGCAGCTAACAGAAAGCTAGTAACTTCACACGATGCATTGGGTTATCTAGGTGCACGCTATCAGCTGCAATTACTGCCGCTACAAAGCATTTCTACTGAAGCCGAGCCCAGCGCCCGACAAATGGCAGCACTAATCCGCGAGATTCGTAAAAACAATATTCGTGCAGTGTTTGCAGAAAACATCAGCAATCCAAAGCTGATTGCACAAATTGCCAGCGAAACCCAAGCCAAAGTTGGCCCACCTCTCTATACCGATGCTTTATCAAAAAAAGCGCCCAGCTGGCTGGCCATGTTTAGCCATAATACGCAGGCTATTTTGGACGCTTTAAAGTAA
- a CDS encoding metal ABC transporter ATP-binding protein, with translation MIEVHHLTLCYRDRTAVHALSGRFETGSHTAVVGPNGAGKSTLLAALAGIKSADQGHVHSHGKLAFLAQLSTLDKQFPLMVRELALAGAWSRRGAWRGLSKQDRLQADAALERVGLSDFANAPISNLSGGQLQRARFARLIVEDADVLLLDEPFANVDSTTVDKLLEVQDDWHRQGKTQITVLHDISQVRAHYPQTLLLAQSAIAWGNTADVLTNELLAEANRRAQHWRNDAAWCEVCE, from the coding sequence ATGATTGAAGTACACCACCTCACACTCTGCTACCGCGATAGAACTGCGGTACATGCGCTGTCTGGCCGGTTTGAAACCGGCAGCCATACTGCCGTGGTTGGCCCAAATGGCGCAGGAAAATCCACCCTATTGGCCGCTTTGGCTGGGATTAAATCTGCTGATCAAGGCCATGTGCATTCACATGGCAAACTGGCTTTTTTAGCCCAGCTTTCTACCCTAGACAAGCAATTTCCCTTAATGGTAAGAGAGCTGGCTCTGGCAGGGGCTTGGTCTCGGCGTGGCGCATGGCGCGGCCTCTCTAAGCAAGATCGCTTGCAAGCCGATGCCGCTCTAGAGCGTGTAGGCTTAAGCGATTTTGCTAATGCACCGATTAGTAATTTATCCGGCGGCCAGCTGCAACGCGCTCGCTTTGCACGGCTGATTGTTGAAGATGCCGATGTGTTGCTGCTAGACGAGCCTTTTGCCAATGTGGATAGCACCACGGTAGATAAGCTTTTAGAAGTACAAGACGATTGGCATCGCCAAGGAAAAACCCAAATCACCGTCTTGCACGATATCTCGCAAGTACGCGCGCACTATCCGCAAACCCTGCTCCTAGCGCAATCGGCCATTGCTTGGGGCAATACCGCTGATGTACTGACGAATGAATTACTTGCAGAAGCAAACCGCCGCGCTCAGCACTGGCGCAATGATGCTGCATGGTGTGAGGTATGCGAATAA
- a CDS encoding DUF3299 domain-containing protein, whose product MQIRKVILPLAALLTLTGLIGSLASNADEPLTSWQLLAKIKISPGLLGEAETTFDPRIKALDQTDISLAGYMFPLQAGSSVRRFILSAKPPTCASCMPGGSEAMVLVNSPQPIKVSTERMHIKGQFKIVQEMGLFYRLDMA is encoded by the coding sequence ATGCAAATTCGCAAAGTGATCCTCCCCCTTGCCGCCTTACTCACTCTTACTGGGCTGATCGGCTCTTTAGCCTCTAATGCTGATGAGCCGCTTACCAGCTGGCAATTGCTGGCTAAGATTAAAATCAGCCCTGGCTTATTGGGGGAAGCTGAAACAACATTTGACCCTCGCATTAAAGCATTGGATCAAACAGACATCAGCTTGGCGGGGTATATGTTTCCGCTGCAGGCAGGGAGTAGTGTGCGGCGCTTTATTTTATCGGCTAAACCACCTACCTGCGCCAGCTGTATGCCTGGTGGTAGCGAAGCCATGGTATTGGTGAATAGCCCCCAGCCGATTAAAGTCAGCACTGAGCGCATGCATATTAAGGGACAGTTCAAAATTGTGCAGGAAATGGGGCTGTTTTATCGACTAGACATGGCTTGA
- the pta gene encoding phosphate acetyltransferase — translation MQTFFVAPTRQNVGLTSVSLGVVRALQRQGLKVGFVKPVSQEHHGIERSTHFATQICQIECPHSLSIAQVVARVSAGQNDELLEDIVSLCMGAVQGVDVLVVEGMHLDPSNAFTARLNNEIARSLQAEVILVANARAVGAVAESRLAASQLKNEGCKVAGVIFNKAADNFDAASAQYELDGIALWGVIKYDAALMAPRTLDIARHLNAEILIEGDIANRRVLETVIAARSVPEVIERLKAGALVISAGDRDDVMLATALAASKGVQLAGLLLTHSSKPDDRILELARQALNSGIPVLSTDSDSFNTAIRITQLPPAVAEDDSERMNLVLDAVAEQIDMGMLMNAVKVPPSTRMSPPAFRYQLIKKARSSRKTVVLPEGEEPRTIRAAIICEEKGIAHCVLLGKRATIEAIAAAQGVSLPASLEILDPDVVRAEYVAPMVELRKSKGLTEGQALQQLEDSVVLGTMMLAVNKVDGLVSGAIHTTASTVRPALQLIKTAPGSSIVSSVFFMLMPEQVLVYGDCAINPNPNATQLAEIAKQSADSARAFGVDPKVAMISYSTGISGAGADVDKVREATELARSLYPDLVLDGPLQYDAASVSEVAAQKAPSSAVAGKATVFVFPDLNTGNTTYKAVQRSAHVVSVGPMLQGLRKPVNDLSRGALVDDIVFTIALTAIQAQDLAA, via the coding sequence ATGCAAACTTTTTTTGTGGCACCTACAAGGCAAAATGTTGGCCTTACTTCGGTCTCTTTAGGCGTTGTTCGCGCCTTACAACGTCAAGGTCTAAAAGTAGGCTTTGTTAAACCGGTGTCACAAGAGCACCACGGTATTGAGCGCTCTACTCATTTTGCCACGCAAATTTGCCAAATTGAATGCCCGCACTCGCTCTCTATCGCCCAAGTGGTTGCTCGCGTTTCTGCGGGGCAAAATGATGAGCTGCTCGAAGACATTGTGAGTCTTTGCATGGGGGCGGTGCAGGGGGTGGATGTGCTGGTGGTTGAAGGGATGCACTTAGATCCAAGTAATGCATTTACTGCCCGCCTCAATAATGAGATTGCCCGTAGCTTGCAAGCCGAAGTGATCTTGGTGGCGAATGCCCGTGCCGTTGGTGCGGTGGCAGAGTCTCGCTTAGCGGCTAGCCAACTAAAAAACGAAGGTTGCAAAGTAGCGGGAGTCATCTTTAATAAAGCCGCTGATAACTTTGATGCAGCATCGGCTCAATATGAATTGGATGGTATTGCGTTATGGGGGGTGATCAAATACGACGCCGCGCTAATGGCACCGCGCACCCTAGATATCGCCCGTCATTTAAATGCAGAAATACTGATTGAAGGCGATATTGCTAACCGCCGTGTATTAGAAACGGTGATTGCTGCGCGCTCTGTACCTGAAGTGATCGAGCGCCTAAAAGCGGGTGCGCTGGTGATTAGTGCCGGAGATCGGGATGACGTCATGCTGGCAACCGCACTAGCCGCCAGTAAGGGCGTGCAGTTAGCAGGCTTATTATTGACGCATTCTAGTAAGCCCGATGACCGTATCTTGGAATTAGCACGTCAAGCTTTAAACAGCGGCATCCCCGTCTTAAGTACGGATAGCGACAGCTTTAATACCGCGATTCGGATCACGCAATTGCCCCCTGCCGTTGCAGAAGACGATAGCGAGCGCATGAATTTGGTACTGGATGCGGTGGCAGAGCAAATTGATATGGGCATGTTGATGAATGCAGTGAAAGTGCCTCCATCGACACGGATGTCGCCCCCTGCCTTTCGCTACCAACTCATCAAAAAAGCACGCTCTTCGCGTAAAACCGTGGTCTTGCCTGAGGGCGAAGAACCACGCACGATTCGCGCTGCGATTATTTGTGAAGAAAAAGGGATTGCTCACTGCGTGTTGCTCGGAAAGCGTGCCACCATCGAAGCAATTGCCGCAGCACAAGGTGTTTCATTGCCCGCTAGCTTAGAAATTCTTGATCCCGATGTTGTTCGTGCTGAGTATGTTGCACCCATGGTTGAGCTGCGTAAGAGCAAAGGGTTGACTGAAGGCCAAGCGTTGCAACAACTTGAAGATTCTGTAGTGCTGGGAACGATGATGTTGGCAGTGAATAAGGTAGATGGCTTGGTATCAGGCGCTATCCACACCACGGCCAGCACGGTGCGTCCCGCTTTACAGCTGATTAAAACTGCGCCAGGCTCGTCTATTGTATCGTCAGTATTTTTTATGCTGATGCCCGAGCAAGTGTTGGTTTATGGCGACTGCGCCATCAACCCTAATCCAAATGCCACTCAGCTTGCAGAAATCGCTAAGCAAAGTGCCGATAGCGCCCGTGCCTTTGGTGTGGATCCTAAGGTGGCAATGATTAGCTACAGTACCGGTATCTCTGGCGCTGGGGCGGATGTTGATAAGGTGCGCGAAGCCACCGAGTTGGCTCGCAGCCTTTACCCTGATTTAGTTTTGGATGGCCCACTGCAGTACGACGCCGCTTCTGTATCCGAAGTGGCCGCACAAAAAGCGCCAAGCAGTGCGGTAGCGGGTAAGGCGACGGTGTTTGTATTTCCTGATCTGAATACCGGCAATACCACGTACAAAGCCGTACAGCGTAGCGCCCATGTCGTCAGCGTTGGCCCGATGTTGCAAGGCTTGCGTAAACCGGTGAATGATTTGTCGCGCGGTGCTTTGGTCGACGATATTGTCTTTACCATTGCCTTGACCGCCATTCAGGCTCAGGACTTGGCTGCGTAG
- a CDS encoding RecQ family zinc-binding domain-containing protein: MTLFSLSSQSNIRQLPLKTLLVYLNMQGKIKPLYSYYSEYRFVLQMSEADLLGHFNSDRREFIATLLKHSKLARTWYSFDFVSFLNEFPDQRQRAVAALEYLDEASFLRLETKQMTDVFQVLSPIDPAPLSLSLYQQFNQKEQNELNRLSQMLALFESTECLSHTLANYFGDAAAPTQCGHCSVCHGKPATLPPAPELVELERLDLNAMCQDLISKAGKPLSAHLLSCFLCGITLPHLTKYRASKMTYFGKLADYPFAEVRAALLLETILPTDNSMAL; this comes from the coding sequence ATGACGTTATTTAGCCTGTCTTCCCAAAGCAATATCCGCCAATTGCCTTTAAAAACCTTGCTGGTATATTTAAATATGCAAGGCAAAATTAAACCGCTGTATAGCTATTACAGCGAATACCGTTTTGTATTGCAAATGAGCGAAGCCGATTTGCTGGGGCATTTTAATAGTGATCGGCGCGAGTTTATTGCCACCTTGCTCAAGCATTCCAAATTAGCCAGAACATGGTATAGCTTTGATTTTGTCTCTTTTTTAAATGAATTCCCCGATCAGCGCCAACGCGCCGTAGCCGCGCTAGAATATCTAGATGAAGCAAGTTTTTTGCGCCTAGAAACCAAGCAAATGACCGATGTTTTTCAAGTGCTAAGCCCCATTGATCCAGCGCCATTATCCTTAAGCCTTTATCAGCAGTTTAACCAAAAAGAGCAAAACGAGCTTAATCGCCTCAGCCAAATGCTGGCCTTATTTGAAAGCACCGAATGCCTAAGCCATACACTTGCCAATTACTTTGGTGATGCCGCGGCACCCACACAATGCGGGCATTGCAGCGTATGCCACGGCAAACCCGCCACCTTGCCCCCTGCCCCAGAGCTGGTTGAGCTAGAACGCCTAGATTTAAACGCTATGTGCCAAGACCTGATCAGCAAAGCAGGTAAGCCCCTGAGTGCGCATCTACTTAGCTGTTTTCTCTGTGGCATCACCCTGCCCCACCTCACCAAATACCGCGCTAGTAAAATGACTTATTTTGGCAAACTGGCAGATTACCCTTTTGCAGAAGTCAGGGCAGCTTTGTTGTTGGAAACGATCTTGCCCACTGATAACAGCATGGCCCTATAA
- a CDS encoding ATP-dependent Clp protease proteolytic subunit, whose protein sequence is MSEEVAATGGSQDAFLEEKAFESRFVFIIGTINDVLAKDTARRLIALATESAKPINILISSPGGHVESGDVIHDIIKFIRAPVNMIGSGWVASAGAHIFLSVPKERRVCLPNTRFLIHQPSGGMGGSASDVEIQVKEIIRMRERIAAVIAKETGQSLEKVLNDIERDYWMNPQEAIEYGLVSRVIQSYADLE, encoded by the coding sequence ATGTCTGAAGAAGTCGCGGCAACAGGAGGCTCGCAAGATGCCTTTTTGGAAGAAAAAGCGTTTGAATCGCGTTTTGTTTTTATTATCGGCACCATTAACGATGTATTGGCTAAAGACACTGCTAGGCGCTTAATTGCGCTGGCAACAGAATCCGCCAAGCCGATTAATATCCTGATTTCATCGCCTGGCGGCCATGTGGAATCGGGCGATGTAATTCACGACATCATCAAATTTATTCGTGCGCCGGTGAATATGATAGGCAGCGGCTGGGTGGCCAGCGCAGGAGCACATATATTCCTTTCTGTGCCAAAAGAGCGAAGGGTATGCCTGCCAAATACGCGTTTTTTGATTCATCAACCCAGCGGCGGCATGGGTGGGTCGGCATCCGATGTGGAAATCCAAGTTAAAGAAATCATCCGTATGAGGGAGCGAATTGCGGCGGTGATTGCTAAAGAAACCGGGCAAAGCCTAGAAAAAGTACTGAATGATATTGAGCGTGATTACTGGATGAACCCGCAGGAGGCCATTGAATACGGCCTTGTTTCGCGCGTGATTCAAAGCTACGCTGATTTGGAATAA
- a CDS encoding thymidine kinase, translating into MAKLYFRYSAMNAGKSTAMLQVAHNYEERNMQIALFTAAIDDRHSVGTVASRLGVTRSAEIFNVDTDFSQLFSNRIVACILIDEAQFLSPEQVKQLHILAHQKNLPVICYGLRADFLGMPFPGSAYLLALADDLEEMKTICLCGKKATMNARFNAAGLREVSGEQIVIGGNSLYLAMCAKCYYAAKTT; encoded by the coding sequence ATGGCAAAACTTTACTTTCGCTACTCCGCCATGAATGCGGGGAAATCTACCGCCATGCTCCAAGTTGCTCACAATTATGAAGAACGCAATATGCAAATTGCACTCTTTACCGCAGCGATTGATGACAGGCATAGCGTGGGCACAGTGGCATCGCGCCTAGGGGTGACGCGCTCGGCAGAGATTTTTAACGTAGATACCGATTTTAGTCAGTTATTTTCCAATCGAATTGTGGCCTGTATTTTGATTGATGAAGCGCAGTTTTTAAGCCCAGAGCAAGTCAAGCAGCTACATATCTTGGCGCATCAAAAGAATTTACCGGTGATTTGCTACGGCCTGCGCGCCGATTTCTTGGGCATGCCCTTTCCTGGCTCTGCCTATTTGCTTGCACTGGCCGACGATTTAGAAGAAATGAAAACCATTTGCCTATGCGGCAAAAAAGCAACGATGAATGCCAGATTTAATGCCGCAGGCTTACGTGAAGTATCTGGCGAGCAAATTGTGATTGGCGGCAATTCTCTCTACCTTGCCATGTGCGCGAAATGCTATTACGCGGCTAAAACAACTTAA
- a CDS encoding metal ABC transporter permease, whose amino-acid sequence MAQYEIISALTEFAFMRRALVGSMALAIGCAPVGILLLLRRMSLFGDALSHAVLPGAAIGFLLGGLTLPWLAGGGLVAGLLVALAASVAARKSRLNEDASFAGFYLLALAIGVLIVSKWGSSVDLIHLLFGSVLAIDDPSLLIVSSVATITLLWLAIEYRGIVLECADSGFIAATSGNGMRFHIGFMVIAVLNFVAAFQAMGTLMAVGLMMLPAATARLWVERLSMLFVLSWAIALFACVAGLIASYQWDLPSGPAIVLIAGALYCLSLLLAPFGLFVRRKSRHHAI is encoded by the coding sequence ATGGCTCAATATGAAATTATCAGCGCACTGACAGAATTTGCTTTTATGCGCCGCGCACTGGTCGGCAGCATGGCGTTGGCGATAGGCTGCGCACCAGTAGGCATTTTGCTCTTACTGCGGCGGATGTCTTTATTTGGCGATGCCCTATCGCACGCCGTATTACCTGGGGCTGCCATTGGCTTTTTACTTGGGGGCTTAACCTTGCCTTGGCTGGCTGGAGGCGGATTAGTGGCAGGCTTACTGGTGGCTTTAGCTGCCAGCGTGGCCGCCAGAAAATCCCGATTAAACGAAGACGCCAGCTTCGCTGGGTTTTATTTATTGGCGCTGGCCATTGGCGTGCTGATTGTTTCTAAATGGGGCAGTAGCGTTGATCTGATTCATCTTTTATTTGGCTCAGTGCTGGCCATTGATGATCCATCTTTACTAATTGTAAGTAGCGTAGCCACGATCACCCTGCTCTGGCTAGCGATTGAATACCGAGGCATTGTGCTGGAATGCGCTGATTCAGGCTTTATTGCCGCCACCAGCGGCAATGGCATGCGCTTTCATATTGGCTTTATGGTAATTGCCGTGCTTAATTTTGTGGCAGCCTTTCAGGCTATGGGAACCCTAATGGCGGTGGGGCTAATGATGCTACCTGCAGCCACCGCTCGGCTGTGGGTAGAAAGGCTTTCCATGCTGTTTGTGCTGTCTTGGGCGATTGCCCTATTTGCCTGCGTAGCGGGGCTAATTGCCTCTTACCAATGGGACTTGCCATCTGGCCCCGCCATTGTACTCATTGCAGGCGCTCTGTACTGCCTATCGCTGCTACTTGCCCCTTTTGGCTTATTTGTGCGGCGCAAATCGCGTCACCATGCGATTTAA